The genomic stretch GGGATTACCCATTAATTGAAGAGGAAAGAGTAATCATTTCATGGGAGGATGTTAAAGACTTTAGCTTTTATGGCAATAAGCTTCTTATCAAGCACGTATTATTCAATCTTCTAAAGAATGCTTTGTATTATGTTAAAGAAACCGACAATGGTTATATTGTGCTATGGAGCGAGATTGAATCATCTGATTTCATACTCTATTTCAAAGATACAGGCAGTGGGATATCTGAATCAATCCTTCCTCACATATTTGATACATTTTATAGCAAAACCCATTATGGAACAGGAATAGGCCTTTCATTTTGTCAATCTGTTATGAAAAGCCTTGGTGGTTCTATTGCTTGCGAATCAAAAGAGAATGAGCACACGACCTTCATACTTAGATTTCCTAAACCATAAATCCATAGGGTTATGGGCAATTTAATTTTTTGACATTTCTTAATACTTAATTTATTAAATATATATAAATTATGTATACATAGGACATATATGGAAATGGAATAGCGGACGATGTACTTGAGGATTTATAAATTCACACGAGCATCTGCTATGTTAGTCTCTGAAAGGAATTGTTAATGCAAAAACTCCCTGTTTGTATGTTTCCTACCAAAGTATTGTTTATAGACGATGATCGTTCATCGTTTAAAAAGTTAACCCTTGGCTTAGATAATTCCAAATGCTCATACCAGCTTTATGATAGACCTCATGCAGCCTTATCGTATTTGAATGAAGAATATAAGGTAGACCTATTTGAAAAGCGTTTGATTTCTCAACCCATCGAGGAAGAATGGCAACATAAGCGATTAGATATAAATATATATGATTTGATGAAAGAGGTTTATAATCCAAGCCGATTTGAGCATGTTTCTACAGTTATTATTGATTATCAGATGCCAAAAATGAATGGTTTAGAAGTTTGTGCACAAATTAAAAATCCCTACATTCAAAAAATACTTTTAACGGGAGAAGGAGATGAATCTCTTGCGGTCCAAGCATTTAATAAAGGACTCATTAATCGCTATATTCAGAAACAAGACCCACATGTTTTTGAACTTTTAAATGAAAGTATAGCCGAAGCCCAACGAGCATATTTTTTAAATATCTCTCAATTAATGCTTGGAGCAACCACTTTCGAACCTGGTATAAGTTTTATAGAGGATCCAGCTTTTATTAATTATTTCGAAAAGCTTCTCCTTAAAAACAAAATTGTAGAATATTATTTGTTTGAGATGAACGGAAGTTTTCTGCTTCTTGATGAAAAATCAAATTACTATGGTCTTTTTACCTATAGCAAATCCCAGTTAGACGGGTGGAAAGAATCATTAGAGTTTGATACTGTTCCAAATCGTTTAGCAAGAGAACTTGCAGATTATAAAAAAATGATTTGCTTCCACGATCGTCATCGAATTGATATTCCACAAGGTTCAGAATGGGAGAAATATTCTTATACCCCTGAAGTTTTAGAAGGGGAACGGGATAACTATTATCATGTGTTTCGAAAGAATATCTTAGACATAGAAAAAGAAAGAATTCTATCATTCCATGATTACAAGAATCGTTCAGAGTCTGACGATAAGCCTAAATTCAAAACGCTAAGAGTGGTTCATAGCAGATAATTTAGGATCGATGCTATTTATCGCGCATCTTGTTTCTCTTAGGAATGGCATGCGGCACTTTACGACGCCAGATAATTTCCCCGACACTTACAACAGAATCTTGATAGAGAATCGGATAATTTGTATCCGATGCTATTAAAATATATTTGTCTTTTTCAATTAAAAGCTTCCGAACTAAGAAATAATCAGGCTTTGTTTCAATAAGGCAAATTGTTTGATTAAGACTAACTACCTGCTCAGGTGCTATTCTTATGGCTCCGATGTATTCTCCCTTATCATAATCTGGATTCATAGCTTTATCGATGAGATTCGTTATGATTGGATCCAATCCTTTTTCTTGGCAGTTTTGTTGGAAGAATATGGCTTCATCCTGTACCATTGAAATGAATGGGTTAGAAGACTTACTCTTTAGCCATCGAACAAACAATTGCGGACTATAAAATGTTTCTGTTTCAGATGACAAACGACTAGGAGGCGGCCCTACTCCTTCAATTAACCAATTCTCTGAACAAACTACTTCTTCTTGAGCAAGCGCCTCACAAAACTTTGTCGCATTAGCGTCGCGTATCATGGTGCGACCCAGTTCCCAGGACTGAATGGTATCTGGATTGAGATTATGTTTAATACAAAAATCGATTCGAGACATAGCTACAAGAGATCGAGCTTGCCTAAGGCGTTCAGCTATTTGCTTCTTCTTGGACCCAACCGTAGATTGAGATACAAGTGTAGGGGTGTTTGAAGAAGTAACGCGCGCCATATTCCCTTTGTCAGCCAATCTCATTTTTTATATCGATCCTTGTTAGTATACAAAAACAATTGCTATTTGTCTTCATATATACCAAGCCAAATAAAAAACGTATTTTTTAATAATTTTAGTTTTATAAATACAGTTCCTAAGTTTCTGGAGCCTGTCCTGTTGGAAGTTCCAAGGTACCTTATAGGTAAAGAACAACAATCTCACATAGGCAGGTAGTTTATAATTCCAGGTATTTAAAGGCAATACGAATAAGACCCCCCAAGGTCGAAAAGGTAATAACTACCCGAAACCACCTTCTGATATAACTAAAGATTGCCTATTTTCTTACGTTTTTGGGCAATAAACGTATTTTGTATATTTTTTATTGACATAAATACGTTTTCGATGCATAATTCATAATATAAACCATATTAATCGGAAGGAAAATGATGATGCTTAAGTTGATTATTGATAATACCCATCATGTTCAAGAGAGATTGATCCAACAAGAAAGCTATTTTTATCAAATTGCAACCAACCCCCCAGAGCCCCAAGCAATTGCGACGGATATCCGCGAACTTTCCAAGAATATATTTGTTTTTCGAGCCCAAGACATCGAGAATGAGCTCAGAGTGGAAATGTATTTAGAGTTAAAGCAAAGTTACATTCATTATAGCCAAAATCTCTCTGAAGCTCCTCTAGAGCATATAATAGGGGGTGATTTTCCGTATATTAGTATTGATAAATTTGATGAGCACATACTTTCCGATGAGTATCTTCATGGGGCATTAATGGTTATTTTCCAAATGTCTGTGTTGGAGAAACTTCTTTTATTTTGTGAAGAGAAGAAGGCTACATACATTGTCTTAAATTTCTGTGAGCGTACTTTTGATTATTTGAACATCTTTCGCAGATTCAGCATTTCTGAAAAACAAATCAACAATTCACACAGCGATTGTATCCAGATCATCATTCCTGCTGACACTCAAACCTACGATGATGTAATAGATTTTATGGATGAATTTAAGATTGATTTTTGTCGCGTATTATGGCGAGAGCAAAAAAGCAACTTCTCGCTTAAGCAATACTTGAAATCCCATACTGTCCTAAATTTCTGAAGGTGGATGAATGTTAGCTTTAGAAACATCCCCCTATTTTCTTAACCTGGATTGGGAAAAACTGAAGGCTTTCTATTATGTCGCCAAGGTCGGGAATATATCTCATGCGGCATCATTCTTTAATACCACTCAATCCACTTGCAGTCGCAGCATCACAGCCTTGGAAAAACATCTAGGTTATCCCTTATTCATTCGTCAACGAAATGGGGTCATATTGACCCGAAAGGGGGAAGAATTATTAAAGATTGCAGAGGATATCTTCTTCAGCATGAAGAAATTTACCAGCTATATCTACGCACCCTCACACCTTAGGCACAAGCGTAAAATAAGGATAGCAGCGAGTCCTGCCCTTGTGGCGTATCTCATCAAT from Alphaproteobacteria bacterium encodes the following:
- a CDS encoding response regulator, whose product is MQKLPVCMFPTKVLFIDDDRSSFKKLTLGLDNSKCSYQLYDRPHAALSYLNEEYKVDLFEKRLISQPIEEEWQHKRLDINIYDLMKEVYNPSRFEHVSTVIIDYQMPKMNGLEVCAQIKNPYIQKILLTGEGDESLAVQAFNKGLINRYIQKQDPHVFELLNESIAEAQRAYFLNISQLMLGATTFEPGISFIEDPAFINYFEKLLLKNKIVEYYLFEMNGSFLLLDEKSNYYGLFTYSKSQLDGWKESLEFDTVPNRLARELADYKKMICFHDRHRIDIPQGSEWEKYSYTPEVLEGERDNYYHVFRKNILDIEKERILSFHDYKNRSESDDKPKFKTLRVVHSR
- a CDS encoding helix-turn-helix domain-containing protein, giving the protein MRLADKGNMARVTSSNTPTLVSQSTVGSKKKQIAERLRQARSLVAMSRIDFCIKHNLNPDTIQSWELGRTMIRDANATKFCEALAQEEVVCSENWLIEGVGPPPSRLSSETETFYSPQLFVRWLKSKSSNPFISMVQDEAIFFQQNCQEKGLDPIITNLIDKAMNPDYDKGEYIGAIRIAPEQVVSLNQTICLIETKPDYFLVRKLLIEKDKYILIASDTNYPILYQDSVVSVGEIIWRRKVPHAIPKRNKMRDK